The DNA segment GGTAGACGGCACCAATGCCCCAATTACAGCTGGGAACTTCGTCGATTTAGTTCAAAAAGGTGTGTACGATGGCTTAGTTTTCCATCGAGTTGTACGTGATCCCCAACCTTTTGTAGCTCAAGGGGGCGATCCTCAAAGTAAAGACCCGAAAGTTCCAGCCAATAGACTGGGGACAGGTGGTTACCTTGACCCCAAAACTGGGACGGAACGCCGGATACCTTTAGAAATTAAGCCCCAAGGGGAAGAAAGCCCCATTTATGGCAAAACTTTAGAATCGGCTCGTGTGACTAAGCCACCTCAGTTACAACATAAACTGGGTGCGGTAGCTATGGCGCGATCGCAAATGCCAGATTCAGCTTCTTCACAGTTTTACTTTGCTTTAGCAGATTTAGCTTTCCTCGATGGTAGCTATGCCGTGTTTGGTAATGTGACTGAAGGCTTTGATGTAGTTA comes from the Nodularia sp. NIES-3585 genome and includes:
- a CDS encoding peptidylprolyl isomerase, with protein sequence MRLKISQFLFVFLIVGALTLGGCSGQDVTSDPTSPNSTAGDTNTTTTTDAKSVSETINESVPGMKDLPRLEGKATVVMTVNGSPVTIEVDGTNAPITAGNFVDLVQKGVYDGLVFHRVVRDPQPFVAQGGDPQSKDPKVPANRLGTGGYLDPKTGTERRIPLEIKPQGEESPIYGKTLESARVTKPPQLQHKLGAVAMARSQMPDSASSQFYFALADLAFLDGSYAVFGNVTEGFDVVNKIQQGDRIESAKVTQGAENLKNPE